The sequence CCTTGACCCGCCTTGCCTGTTTGCCGATGACCACGCCCAGTTCCACTTCCCAGTCGAGTTGTGAGGTCTCCGGTGGCATCACCACATCTTCACCGCTGGCGACAATACTGCTGGTGGCCTTCATAAATACATAAGGTGAGCTGTCGGCTTTGGCTGCCAGTACAGTCTGCATTTCTTCTGCATGTTCATGGTAATTGGACGCGGTACCAAAAATAGTGGTTGGCGTAAACGGGGTGGTCAGCCTGATATCATCGGCAAGCGGCGTGATTTTTTCCTGTGAGGCCAACCCCGGTGCCTGTGCCGCCAGGCTATCCAGCTGCGCCGAGATATCAGGCCAGTCGGCCAGACACCGATCACTGTCCCTGGTCCAGCCGGGCGCGCTTTGTTGTGGATGGGCGGCCTGGTAAAGATCGGCCAGGTTATAGCGAAACTGGCCGATAACGATGGCCGTTTGCGGTGTATTATCCTGTATGTATCGGGTCAGAGCGTACTGGCTCATAATCTTGGTCTCCTTTGACGTGCACACTGGCACCGGCTGCGATTCTGATACCTCAATGTGCGTTGTCCGAGGCAGAAAATCGACTAATTAATTCGCCTCCAGATATAAATAAAAATATATATCTGTGGCGTCTTGATTGTTTTTATGTGTATATCATTGCGTTCATCCGACAAATGTCTGGTACAGCATGCGCAGCGACACCAGTAGCAGAAAGCTGCCAAATAGGGTGCTTAACTGACGCTTATTCAGGCGGTGAGCAATCCGCGCGCCGACCGGGGCCAACATTACGGTGACCGGGGCAATCAGGGCCACGCCAATCAGGTTGACGAACCCGAAACTGCCCGGTGGCAGGCGATAATCGTTGAAACCGGAAACAATAAATCCGGCGGCGCCGGGCAGACTGATCAGCAAACCAAATAAGGCGGCCGTGCCCACCGCGCGATGAATCGGTTGGTTGAGCAGGGTCAGTACCGGCACGCTCAATGTGCCGCCGCCAATTCCCATCATGCTCGACAACCCGCCAATCAGCAGCGGCGGGGCGGGCGCCGCGAAGCCTGTGGGAATGTCATCGCTCAGGGTAATATTGTCGGCTGGCAGCAGCATTTTTAGCGCCACAATCAGCGCCACAATGCCGAAAATGGCTGACAGCACCAGACTGTTGACAGAGGAGGCCGCCACCGAACCCGCCAGGGCACCAAACAATATCCAGCCGCCCCAGGCCCTGACCAGGCGAATGTCTACCGAGCCCTTCTGATGATGAGCCCGTGCCGATGAAATGGAGGTAAAAATAATGCAGGTCAGTGACGTGGCGACTGCCACATGCATACGGATGTCCGGCTCCACACCGTAAATACTCAGCGCCACATCCAGAACCGGCACGATCACGATGCCACCACCGACACCAAGCAGCCCTGCCAGGACTCCTGCTACGGCACCTGTTACTAACATCATTGCTGCCAGCGGCAGCAAATCATTGACTACATCCATCATCCTGCTCTTTGTTGAATTATCTAACTGGTGTACCTTAATCTATATTATGTATACAATAAAATCAAATTGTACTCAATGGGCCGGTGGTGAGTTATTCCGGCCTCATTTAAACAGGAGAAATACCTTATGACATCAGTACAAATCAGCGCGCAGCAGCAGGCACAGATTGAGCAGGCTCAAAAACGCGCCAGAGCATTAAAGAAACAGGTGGCACCGCTGGATGACGATGCCCTTGATCTGATTATTCGTGAGGCCCGCAGCCACAATGGCTGGCAGGATAAGCCGGTGACTGATGACGTGTTGCGCCAGTTGTATGACATCGTC comes from Lacimicrobium alkaliphilum and encodes:
- a CDS encoding fumarylacetoacetate hydrolase family protein is translated as MSQYALTRYIQDNTPQTAIVIGQFRYNLADLYQAAHPQQSAPGWTRDSDRCLADWPDISAQLDSLAAQAPGLASQEKITPLADDIRLTTPFTPTTIFGTASNYHEHAEEMQTVLAAKADSSPYVFMKATSSIVASGEDVVMPPETSQLDWEVELGVVIGKQARRVKAADALDYIAGYTVVNDISARDLNRRSDYPFKHDWFRGKSWDTFCPMGPVFMPKQAIADPHNVRLGLWLNGKQMQDGNTSELIWNIFEQIEYLSGILTLRPGDLIMTGTPAGVGKGIGLFLKAGDKLEASAEGVGHIVNTVRAEAV
- a CDS encoding sulfite exporter TauE/SafE family protein, whose amino-acid sequence is MMDVVNDLLPLAAMMLVTGAVAGVLAGLLGVGGGIVIVPVLDVALSIYGVEPDIRMHVAVATSLTCIIFTSISSARAHHQKGSVDIRLVRAWGGWILFGALAGSVAASSVNSLVLSAIFGIVALIVALKMLLPADNITLSDDIPTGFAAPAPPLLIGGLSSMMGIGGGTLSVPVLTLLNQPIHRAVGTAALFGLLISLPGAAGFIVSGFNDYRLPPGSFGFVNLIGVALIAPVTVMLAPVGARIAHRLNKRQLSTLFGSFLLLVSLRMLYQTFVG